The Mugil cephalus isolate CIBA_MC_2020 chromosome 11, CIBA_Mcephalus_1.1, whole genome shotgun sequence genome includes a window with the following:
- the sgk2b gene encoding serine/threonine-protein kinase Sgk2b, translating into MCGSQRFERSGTPQLRTCHPLLRPATPTNRSCLPMTVNQEQPMTYAKMRGLVSFLSALLKGKGKKVGFSDFLQRLVSSQQLCQNLDAQKVVRRQSKLRREKEEKASLSSVNRDNSQMKPSDFDYLKVIGRGSFGKVLLARHRKQGGYFAVKVLQKQMIVQRKEQRHVMVERSVLLKGLQHPFLVGLHFSFQTPNMLYFVLDYVNGGELFYHLQREGSFPEPRAAFYAAEMAAALGYLHSLNVVYRDLKPENILLDSEGHVMLTDFGLCKEGVAVGGIMHTFCGTPEYLAPEVLLGHPYSPDVDWWALGTVLYEMISGLPPFYSCNKAEMFENILHAPLQLRSGLSESACSLLEGLLERDISKRLGQSRDIVELQEHPFFASINWDDLVARKIKPPFIPKVTGPCDISYIDPAFTLQPVPASVNERSQAAAASETFPGFSFMRPAEYVSAEPATPNPLRACLFRY; encoded by the exons atgtgtGGGTCACAGAGGTTTGAGAGAAGCGGGACCCCTCAGCTCCGGACCTGTCACCCTCTCCTCCGGCCAGCGACACCAACAAACCGCAGCTGTCTCCCAATGACCGTGAATCAAGAACAGCCGATGACCTACGCTAAAATGAGGGGTCTTGTGTCATTTCTGTCAG CTCTGCTCAAGGGGAAGGGGAAGAAAGTTGGCTTCAGTGACTTCTTACAGAGACTTGTGTCCAGTCAGCAGCTCTGCCAAAA CCTAGATGCTCAGAAGGTCGTCCGGCGACAGAGCAagctgaggagggagaaggaggagaaagcttctttg AGCTCGGTGAACAGAGACAACTCACA GATGAAACCGTCAGACTTTGACTACCTCAAAGTTATTGGAAGAGGAAGCTTTGGAAAG GTGCTGCTGGCGAGACACCGAAAACAAGGAGGCTACTTTGCTGTGAAAGTGCTGCAGAAACAGATGATTGTCCAGAGGAAGGAG CAGAGGCATGTGATGGTAGAGAGGAGTGTGCTGCTGAAGGGACTACAACATCCATTCCTGGTGGGACTCCACTTCTCTTTCCAGACCCCTAACATGCTCTACTTCGTCCTGGACTACGTCAATggaggggag cttttctACCACCTGCAGAGGGAGGGCTCATTTCCAGAACCCAGAGCCGCTTTCTACGCTGCAGAGATGGCTGCGGCGTTGGGTTACCTCCACTCTCTTAACGTTGTCTACAG AGACCTCAAACCAGAGAACATCCTGCTGGACAGTGAGGGCCATGTGATGCTGACCGACTTTGGACTGTGTAAAGAAGGAGTGGCCGTTGGTGGGATTATGCACACGTTCTGTGGGACTCCAGAGTACTTGGCTCCAGAGGTTCTACTAGGTCACCCATACAGTCCGGATGTGGACTGGTGGGCACTGGGCACTGTGCTTTATGAGATGATCAGTGGACTG cctCCGTTTTATAGCTGCAACAAAGCAGAGATGTTCGAGAACATCCTTCACGCTCCTCTGCAGCTGCGCAGCGGTCTGTCTGAATCTGCCTGCTCGCTGTTAGAAGGACTATTGGAACGAGATATCTCCAAACGCTTAGGGCAGAGCCGAGACATC GTGGAGCTGCAGGAACATCCCTTCTTTGCCTCCATTAACTGGGACGACCTCGTTGCCAGGAAAATTAAACCTCCGTTCATCCCCAAAGTG acTGGTCCGTGTGATATAAGTTACATCGACCCTGCGTTCACGCTACAACCTGTACCTGCCTCGGTGAATGAGAGGAGCCAAGCAGCTGCCGCCAGTGAGACCTTCCCGGGATTCTCCTTCATGAGGCCGGCGGAGTACGTGTCAGCAGAGCCAGCCACGCCAAATCCTCTGAGAGCATGCTTGTTcagatattaa
- the LOC125016758 gene encoding transmembrane protein 244-like yields MAFKGKAVDSKTVLFNLLLCLAIFYSLFYMIGSVCFGAFRLDHFDGLIPFDFKTEPAESNSKYLVNLLSLELTYFCSGLLFAAVVKRRVWDYALTVTLLHVVITSLVMLEFPVVWQWWLALGSGLFLMICNGQLIAYFTCQSEQSYASFSIY; encoded by the exons ATGGCATTCAAAGGAAAAGCGGTCGACTCGAAG ACCGTGCTCTTCAACCTGCTGCTGTGCCTGGCCATATTTTACTCTCTTTTCTACATGATAGGGAGTGTTTGCTTCGGTGCCTTCAG GTTGGATCACTTTGACGGATTGATCCCATTTGACTTTAAGACCGAACCTGCTGAGTCCAACTCCAAATACTTGG TGAACCTCCTGTCCTTGGAGCTCACCTACTTTTGCAGCGGCCTTTTATTTGCTGCAGTGGTGAAGAGGCGGGTGTGGGACTACGCCCTCACTGTCACACTCCTGCACGTAGTGATCACCAGCCTAG TCATGTTGGAGTTTCCTGTGGTGTGGCAGTGGTGGCTGGCTTTGG GCAGCGGCTTGTTCCTGATGATCTGCAACGGTCAGCTCATAGCTTACTTCACCTGCCAGAGCGAGCAGAGCTACGCCTCATTCAGCATCTACTGA